The Sulfolobus sp. A20 genomic interval GAAACGCATGGAATGAAAGATGGGATTGGAGAACCGTTGACATAGAAGATGATATAAACGGAGAATATAAGGAAGCAGAACTAGGATGTACTGAGGGATCAACTTGAAAAGATGAGTCAAACGTTTGTATTTTAGCCAAAATATTAGCCTTTTCGAAGCAAAAATCCTACATTACGCAGTCTGAATTAGCAAGGATATTAAACCTTTCTCAGCAAACTGTCTCGAGAAAACTTAGGGAATTGGAAGAAGATAAATTAATAGTTAGGATAATTTCTAAAGAAGGAGAAATAATTCGGCTTAGTGAAGAGGGAGAAAAGATCTTAAATTCTTGCTTAAGTGATTTAAAAGAAGCGATATTAACATTGCATACCATACAAATCAAAGGTAAAATCATTTCGGGATTAGGGGAAGGAAGAATATTTCTATCGATGGAATATTATAAAACTCAGATAAGTAAATTACTTGGCTTCGAACCATATCCCGGAACGTTAAACGTAGTAATTTATGACAGGCAGTCTATAGAAAACAGATTAATGCTTGAATCATCTCCTCCATTACTGGTACCAGAATATAAATACAAGGATAGAGTGTTAGGGGCAGTCAAATTATATCCTGCATCCGTAAATTCTCTAAAACCAGCAGCGGTAGTTATCCCACAAAGGACTACACATCCAAAAAGTGTAGTTGAAATAATATCACCGTATTATCTTAGAGAGAAACTTAATCTTAAAGATGGCGACGAAATAGTAATAGAAGCATATGTCTAACCTATTATTTATGAATTACAATATCTTTTTTTAATCTCGTTTATAATATCTGTAGTACTTGAGTGGTTCCATTTCTTAATTCTTTCTCTTAACCTTATTATCTCCGGAGAAAGACCTCTTTTCTTAAGCTCTTCTGATAACTTCTTCTCATCTACGTTTTGATCAGGTCCTAAGAAGATTATATCAGGGTTTACTCTTTCAACGCTTTTTAAGAAATCTTCCTTATCACCTAATATTGCGTCATAAACATACCTTATACTTTTTATCACTTCTAATCTAACATTTTCATCATTTATTGGCTTCCTACCTTTAATTCTCTCGGAATTAGAATCCCTAGCTACCACCACATAGACCCTCCCATACTTAGATGCCTCTTTCAAAAATTCAATATGTCCAGGATGAACTATATCAAAAGTTCCAGCTACAAAAACTTTCTTGGAAACATCTGATTTGAACTCCTTTTCGTTAATAATGTTAATTGAGTCAAAAAGACCTTCAGCGTATACTATATCAACTAAAGCAGTAATATAATCACCTTTCCCCAAATAATATTTGGAATCTTCAGTATAAAGCTTAGCTAACTCTATTACCTTAGAATATTTTTCGTCATTAATATTTATATTCTTTAATCTTTCTTCCATACCCTTGATATATTTTTCTATACGAGTTCTCAAGTCATTAGCATCCATTTTATAGCATCAGCCTCCATATAATGAAGAGTCCCCGGGATTATTATAATATGAGGAGTATCGCCAAAATCATAATTAAGGGCCTCTTCCACCGTCATCGCTATAACTTTTTCGTTTTCACATCCTAATCTAGCACCTACAATAACAATATTTGACTTAGATATCACGTTCATCCTATGTTTATCCTCCATCGATAACAATATATTTAATGCATCATTTGCTGTCATAGCTTTACCATCTTTTAAATCAAGGTAAATAATTGTATGTAGTCCACGTTCTTTATTATCCCTAATAACATGATAAGGACCATAATCTATGAAATTATCGTACGGAAATGTCACTGTAACCGATTTCCCAAACTTATATGAAGATAAGAATGACTTAGATACAATATAGCAATGAACTGATACTGCGGGTATAACATTAACTATATGACCCCTCTTCCTCGCATCTAAAGCTAAAGATACATGAGTAGTGGCTATTAAAGCGTCTCCTATTGTTGCGATACTTACTTTATAATTATTATCTAAGTAATTAAGCATGATTTTGGAATTATTTTCTAATAAATCTCTATTAGCCTCAATGACATCTTTGCCGTTTAGTATCTCTTTCAATGAATCTGTATTTATATCACAAGACTTAGAAGTATATCTATCGAAAAATATAAAATCAGAATTCAATAGAGCATCCACTGCACTTTTCGTAATAAACTTCTTGGCTAGACCTAAACCAACTAAATTCAACACTCCCATAAAAAATAATATATGCCATAATCCATTTAACATTAGTGTTAGAGATAGTTAAAGATGTTTATATAGCAGAAGATTTACCGGTAATATACATTAAAGGAATTAACAGTATAGTAATGTCAGACATTCATATAGGTTATGAAGAAGAAATGGCAAAGAAGGGAATATATATACCTAGAATACAGAAGAAGAGATTTTTGAATATTCTAAATAGAGCGATATCTACGTTTAAAGCGAGAAACCTTATAATAAATGGAGATTTTAAGCATACATTCGAAAGGCTAACTAGACAAGAGAGAGATGAATTAACTGAAATTCTAACTTATTTAAAGGAAAATGAAATTAATGTGAGAATAGTCAAAGGTAATCATGATAATTACATAAGCCTTATCACAGAGAAGTTTGATAATGTTGACTTAGTTGAAGATATAGATTTAGGAGAAATCTTTATCACACATGGTCATAAGCAGATAGAACCAAGGGAGGAAACTACGTATATTATAGGTC includes:
- the dph5 gene encoding diphthine synthase, which codes for MGVLNLVGLGLAKKFITKSAVDALLNSDFIFFDRYTSKSCDINTDSLKEILNGKDVIEANRDLLENNSKIMLNYLDNNYKVSIATIGDALIATTHVSLALDARKRGHIVNVIPAVSVHCYIVSKSFLSSYKFGKSVTVTFPYDNFIDYGPYHVIRDNKERGLHTIIYLDLKDGKAMTANDALNILLSMEDKHRMNVISKSNIVIVGARLGCENEKVIAMTVEEALNYDFGDTPHIIIIPGTLHYMEADAIKWMLMT
- a CDS encoding metallophosphoesterase, whose product is MLEIVKDVYIAEDLPVIYIKGINSIVMSDIHIGYEEEMAKKGIYIPRIQKKRFLNILNRAISTFKARNLIINGDFKHTFERLTRQERDELTEILTYLKENEINVRIVKGNHDNYISLITEKFDNVDLVEDIDLGEIFITHGHKQIEPREETTYIIGHEHPRISIRDKLGFARKFQSFLVMPIKEKVNSKILVLPAIGIYQAGNDISLIHSNYLSNLVKEHGILEKAKPYVIIEGEGIMEFPELGLLKNILI
- a CDS encoding DUF357 domain-containing protein encodes the protein MDANDLRTRIEKYIKGMEERLKNININDEKYSKVIELAKLYTEDSKYYLGKGDYITALVDIVYAEGLFDSINIINEKEFKSDVSKKVFVAGTFDIVHPGHIEFLKEASKYGRVYVVVARDSNSERIKGRKPINDENVRLEVIKSIRYVYDAILGDKEDFLKSVERVNPDIIFLGPDQNVDEKKLSEELKKRGLSPEIIRLRERIKKWNHSSTTDIINEIKKRYCNS
- a CDS encoding DUF120 domain-containing protein; translated protein: MLAFSKQKSYITQSELARILNLSQQTVSRKLRELEEDKLIVRIISKEGEIIRLSEEGEKILNSCLSDLKEAILTLHTIQIKGKIISGLGEGRIFLSMEYYKTQISKLLGFEPYPGTLNVVIYDRQSIENRLMLESSPPLLVPEYKYKDRVLGAVKLYPASVNSLKPAAVVIPQRTTHPKSVVEIISPYYLREKLNLKDGDEIVIEAYV